Proteins from a genomic interval of Chroococcidiopsis thermalis PCC 7203:
- a CDS encoding AbrB/MazE/SpoVT family DNA-binding domain-containing protein: METTRLSSEGQVIIPKILRSIHGWEAGQELIVIDTGDGILLKPKKPFPETTLQNVAGCLKYQDKPKSLGEMKDAIRQGIAAQWRGFS; encoded by the coding sequence ATGGAAACAACCCGCTTATCAAGTGAAGGTCAAGTTATTATCCCAAAGATATTACGCAGTATTCATGGTTGGGAAGCAGGACAAGAACTGATTGTAATTGATACAGGTGATGGCATTCTGCTTAAACCTAAAAAACCTTTCCCAGAAACAACATTGCAGAATGTTGCAGGATGTTTGAAATATCAAGATAAGCCTAAAAGTTTAGGTGAAATGAAAGATGCAATTCGTCAGGGAATAGCGGCTCAGTGGCGTGGTTTCAGTTGA
- a CDS encoding GNAT family N-acetyltransferase — protein sequence MIIREANLNDVQAIARVHVDTWYTTYKGIIPESYLAKLSYQQREIAWQKIIEDTMSSSQFVDVAENNSGEIIGFANSGKERTSDRTYKGELYAIYILAAYQRQGIGYKLTLSAVDKLSELGFNSMLVWVLANNPACGFYENIGGQKVYEKQIERGGVMLKEIAYGWQDITSVRDRISSR from the coding sequence ATGATTATAAGAGAAGCAAATTTAAATGACGTACAAGCGATCGCACGGGTACATGTAGATACTTGGTATACGACATATAAAGGAATTATTCCAGAATCATATCTAGCTAAACTTTCCTACCAGCAGCGAGAGATTGCTTGGCAAAAAATTATAGAAGATACTATGAGTAGCAGCCAATTCGTTGATGTAGCTGAGAACAATTCAGGAGAAATTATTGGTTTTGCTAATAGTGGAAAAGAACGAACTAGCGATCGCACTTACAAAGGTGAGTTATATGCCATATACATTTTAGCAGCATACCAGCGTCAGGGAATTGGTTACAAATTAACTCTATCTGCTGTGGATAAACTATCTGAATTGGGTTTTAACTCAATGTTAGTTTGGGTATTAGCAAATAACCCTGCTTGTGGATTTTATGAAAATATTGGTGGACAAAAAGTATACGAAAAACAAATTGAAAGAGGCGGGGTAATGTTAAAAGAAATTGCCTATGGATGGCAAGATATAACAAGTGTACGCGATCGCATTTCATCGCGTTAA